GCAGCACGTAGCTGCCATCTGCCGGGCGGTACACTTCATACCCTGCTTCTTCTCCGAAACCGACTTTTAACAAAGGAAATTTACCCGCGCCCAGCGCCTTTTCCAGCGCGGCGTCGGGTGGAGAGGCGATATGCAATGCAGGCGCAGCCGCCCTTGTCAACGTGGCCTTCGCCGTTTCAGAAGCGGTATCCAGGCCGGGAATATCTATCAGCGAAAAGAGCGCTTCCACGTCCCGAAGCTCCGCTTCCAGCCGGAAAGCGCCGTCCCGGATGTCGAGCAACGCGCCCGGCGCCAGGCCGTGGAGCGCGCCGCCGAAAATCTTCCAGCGGTTAAGGCTTACGTCGAAGAGCACGTCGAACGCCGGCACGATGGGCTGCATGGCGTCGGAAAGGAACCGGCGGTCGAGGTCTGCTTCCCTGGCCGCGAATGCCACGGGGTGTTGCTGGCCGGCGGCGGCGGTCACAACGGTTTGCATCCGCCACATCAGGTCGCGGTAGCTGGCGGCGCCACCGTTGGCGAGGAGCGCATCCATGAGCCTGCCCGTGAAGATCCCCCCGCGCCAGGATTCCTGCGCCAGCTCGTCGGCCCGGCAAGCCGCCAGGTGCACATACCGCGCGATAGCGGGCTTCATCCCACCATTTTCATTTGTATAGAACCCCGGTGCGTCGTGCCCCAGGAGATCCGTAAATGCCAGCACCTTCCCCGCATCCGCATGAAAACGGGGCCGGAATTCGCCGCCGGCGCCCCGCGGCGCGAGGGCGCGCGTGTTGCCGCCGGAGTGGCAGCAGTCCGTTATCACGAGGCAATGCGCCTCCGAATTACCGAATGCCTTCCAAAGGAGGTAAGCGAGTTCTTTATTGGTGAGGTCGCGGGCGGTAGTCCGGCTGTCGGCACATACGATCGTTTGCAGCCGGCGGGATGGGTTGTTGAAATAAAACTCAGGCGGCGCGGCCGTTTGCGAGCCATGGCCGCTATAGAAAAACACGCAGATATCCCCGGCCTTCGCGTCCGCGAAATGGGTAAACAGCCGTGTGGTGAAGTTGTCGAAAGTGGGAGGAAGCCAGGTCAGCGGGGCGCCGGTGGCGGCACCGTACTGTTCCAGCAGCCGCAGGTCGGCGTTATTGGGTAGAAGGTAATATGCAGGGTGATATGCGAGCCCTTCCTGTGCGGCACACTGGCTGCGCAGCAGGCGGTCGACCCGGAGCACGTCCTGGATACAGCCGCTGAGGGGACTGTCGGGATAAGCGTTGATGCCGGCAAATGCCGCATACAATCGACGTTCTTGCATATGCAATGCTTCTGTTAAAATGGAAATCCGGGGTTATGCCGATCGTGCCTAATGTTTATCTACTGGGGTTGCTGATCTGGCCAATTCATTGAAAAATCGTACCTTAGGTAACAGATTGTGACTCCAAATTAACTCCAAAAGTCGAGATTTCCATCGTGAGGCGCGGAATTTATTTACCCCGATTCCACCAGCAGACATGAAAAAAATAATCATTGCCTTTGCAAATCATCCGCAGGCGCCGTTGCAATCGGTGACGGAAGAAGACGAGGGCATCTACAATACGCTGAAC
Above is a genomic segment from Chitinophaga pollutisoli containing:
- a CDS encoding caspase family protein — encoded protein: MQERRLYAAFAGINAYPDSPLSGCIQDVLRVDRLLRSQCAAQEGLAYHPAYYLLPNNADLRLLEQYGAATGAPLTWLPPTFDNFTTRLFTHFADAKAGDICVFFYSGHGSQTAAPPEFYFNNPSRRLQTIVCADSRTTARDLTNKELAYLLWKAFGNSEAHCLVITDCCHSGGNTRALAPRGAGGEFRPRFHADAGKVLAFTDLLGHDAPGFYTNENGGMKPAIARYVHLAACRADELAQESWRGGIFTGRLMDALLANGGAASYRDLMWRMQTVVTAAAGQQHPVAFAAREADLDRRFLSDAMQPIVPAFDVLFDVSLNRWKIFGGALHGLAPGALLDIRDGAFRLEAELRDVEALFSLIDIPGLDTASETAKATLTRAAAPALHIASPPDAALEKALGAGKFPLLKVGFGEEAGYEVYRPADGSYVLLEKTAPCLYSGGRPARRCFFPTRSAWRPGWRRWTGSASTPVWAAGTSTCNGPRSKGLMATNALCMPATI